One window of Cucurbita pepo subsp. pepo cultivar mu-cu-16 chromosome LG19, ASM280686v2, whole genome shotgun sequence genomic DNA carries:
- the LOC111781541 gene encoding zinc-finger homeodomain protein 6-like, with translation MEMRGEDEEIGTPSPLCYQSNTESSTKLPNSDHTHLTPADTRRDHTVPQLHFSHQLNQNHHKLSLHQYLHKHTTDHPVATPDPVQTSVTASPSADTQPIASSRSISRTPPASNNVIPSVRYRECLKNHAASTGGHVLDGCGEFMPGGETGTPEALKCAACECHRNFHRKEVKDHEPTQLAVPSGFFISNTIRNNGHRTDRSPVPLSRHHQLPAVPISSMMAFGGSNGAPDESSSEDLNMFHQSNNGARDLFGQQQQLMKKRFRTKFTQGQKDKMEEFAEKLGWRIQKHDELEVQQFCAEVGVRRQVFKVWMHNNKQAMKKKQT, from the coding sequence ATGGAGATGAGAGGTGAAGATGAGGAAATAGGAACTCCTTCCCCTTTGTGCTATCAATCAAATACGGAATCTTCAACCAAACTGCCTAATTCTGATCATACACATCTAACACCAGCTGATACCAGAAGAGATCACACAGTACCCCAGCTCCATTTCTCTCATCAACTGAATCAAAACCATCACAAACTGAGTCTGCATCAGTATTTACACAAACACACAACAGACCATCCTGTAGCAACCCCAGATCCAGTCCAGACCTCCGTTACTGCCTCACCCTCTGCAGATACTCAGCCGATCGCAAGCAGCAGATCAATCTCAAGAACACCACCTGCAAGTAATAATGTTATTCCTTCAGTTCGGTATCGAGAATGTTTGAAGAACCACGCAGCGAGTACTGGAGGCCATGTTCTCGATGGTTGTGGCGAGTTCATGCCTGGTGGAGAAACTGGAACGCCCGAGGCCTTGAAGTGTGCAGCCTGTGAATGCCATCGGAACTTTCACCGGAAAGAGGTGAAAGATCACGAGCCCACACAGCTAGCTGTACCCAGTGGTTTTTTCATCTCCAACACCATCAGAAACAATGGCCATCGCACTGATAGGTCACCAGTTCCACTCTCCCGCCACCATCAATTGCCGGCAGTTCCAATTTCTTCGATGATGGCATTTGGAGGAAGCAATGGAGCTCCGGACGAGTCTTCAAGTGAAGATCTAAACATGTTTCACCAGTCCAATAATGGAGCCCGGGACCTGTTCGGTCAGCAGCaacaattaatgaaaaaacGATTTAGAACAAAGTTCACACAGGGACAGAAGGACAAGATGGAAGAGTTTGCTGAAAAACTGGGGTGGAGAATTCAGAAACACGATGAATTGGAAGTGCAGCAGTTCTGCGCTGAGGTGGGCGTAAGGAGGCAAGTTTTCAAGGTTTGGATGCACAACAACAAACAAGccatgaagaagaaacaaacgTAA
- the LOC111782056 gene encoding GATA transcription factor 18-like has translation MMQRCGSYQCYSAGECSCEAAFYGQQTTFFSMPAYNNNYYESQHYSFQSSSPVVDCTLSLGTPSTRMTEFDEKRREEQQSASNFAWDLSRTKHPPSSKSGRRGGDKSSSNADQMLARHCANCDTTTTPLWRNGPSGPKSLCNACGIRYKKEERKAASSGQQASSMYRNETSSWLQHHSHSQRTPRFTHGIGNDMNPGVAILSWSLNDTEQPQLYYDFTS, from the exons ATGATGCAACGCTGTGGAAGCTACCAATGCTACTCCGCCGGAGAGTGTTCTTGTGAGGCTGCGTTTTATGGGCAGCAGACTACCTTCTTCTCCATGCCTGCTTACAACAATAATTACTATGAATCTCAACATTATTCTTTCCAATCCTCTTCTCCGGTTGTCGATTGTACGCTCTCTCTCGGTACCCCCTCTACTCGTATGACGGAGTTCGATGAGAAACGCCGCGAGGAGCAGCAATCCGCTTCTAATTTCGCCTGGGATTTATCTCGCACCAAACATCCTCCCTCCTCTAAAAGTGGCCGCCGTGGGGGTGATAAATCCAGCTCCAATGCTGACCAAATGTTAGCTCGCCACTGCGCCAATTGCGACACCACTACCACCCCCCTCTGGCGCAACGGCCCTAGTGGCCCAAAG TCGTTATGCAATGCGTGTGGGATTAGATacaaaaaggaagagagaaaagcaGCGAGTTCAGGGCAGCAGGCGAGTTCGATGTACAGAAACGAGACAAGCTCGTGGCTTCAGCACCACTCGCACAGCCAAAGAACGCCCAGATTCACACATGGAATTGGGAATGATATGAATCCGGGCGTGGCCATTCTGTCATGGAGCCTCAACGACACAGAACAACCTCAGCTTTACTACGACTTCACaagttga
- the LOC111781980 gene encoding ADP-ribosylation factor-like protein 2 — protein sequence MGLLSIIRKIKRKEKEMRILMVGLDNSGKTTIVLKINGEDTSVISPTLGFNIKTIIYQKYTLNIWDVGGQKTIRSYWRNYFEQTDGLVWVVDSSDLRRLDDCKSELDNLLKEERLSGASLLILANKQDIKGALSPEEITKVLNLEAMDKTRHWNIVGCSAFTGEGLLEGFDWLVQDIASRIYVLD from the exons ATGGGGCTGCTTAGTATCATTcgtaaaattaaaaggaaggagaaggaaatgCGCATACTCATGGT aGGTCTTGACAACTCTGGGAAAACTACGATCGTTTTAAAGATTAACGGGGAGGATACTAGCGTTATCAGCCCTACACTTGGCTTCAATATCAAGACTATCATCTATCAGAA GTACACACTTAACATATGGGATGTTGGGGGCCAAAAGACTATAAGATCCTATTGGAGGAACTATTTTGAGCAGACTGATGGTTTAGTATGGGTTGTTGACAGTTCTGATCTTAGAAGATTGGATGATTGCAAATCAGAACTCGATAATCTTTTGAAAGAAGAG AGGCTTTCTGGAGCATCATTGCTTATTCTAGCTAATAAGCAGGACATAAAAGGAGCTCTTTCTCCTGAGGAAATTACTAAA GTGCTGAACTTGGAAGCCATGGACAAAACCCGGCACTGGAACATTGTTGGCTGCAGTGCCTTCACTGGTGAGGGGCTGCTGGAGGGGTTCGATTGGTTGGTCCAAGACATTGCCTCCAGAATCTATGTGCTAGACTAG